One genomic segment of Elgaria multicarinata webbii isolate HBS135686 ecotype San Diego chromosome 9, rElgMul1.1.pri, whole genome shotgun sequence includes these proteins:
- the LOC134404023 gene encoding tubulin alpha-3 chain, whose translation MRECLSIHIGQAGVQMGNACWELYCLEHGIQADGTIPGNQAAQKILPEAEQVDSSFETFFCETASGKHVPRAVFIDLEPTVIDEIRTGAYHSLFHPEQLISGKEDAANNYARGHYTIGKEIIDTVLGRIRKMADQCSGLQGFLVFHSFGGGTGSGFTSLLMERLSVEYSKKSKLEFSVYPAPQVSTAVVEPYNSILTTHTTLEHSDCSFMVDNEAIYDICNRNLDIERPTYTNLNRLIGQIVSSVTASLRFNGALNVDLIEFQTNLVPYPRIHFPLTTYAPIISAEKAYHEQLSVPEITNACFEFSNQMVKCDPRRGKYMACCLLYRGDVVPKDVNAAIAAIKTRRSIQFVDWCPTGFKVGINYQPPTVVPGGDLAKVQRAVCMLSNTTAIAEAWARLDHKFDLMYAKRAFVHWYVGEGMEEGEFSEAREDLAALEKDYEEVGRDSADGEEEDAEEEY comes from the exons ATG AGGGAGTGCCTGTCAATCCACATTGGCCAAGCTGGAGTTCAAATGGGCAATGCCTGTTGGGAGCTCTACTGTCTGGAACATGGAATTCAGGCGGACGGAACCATCCCCGGAAACCAGGCTGCCCAGAAGATTCTGCCAGAAGCTGAGCAAGTGGATTCCTCTTTTGAGACGTTCTTCTGTGAGACTGCATCTGGGAAGCACGTACCCAGGGCCGTGTTCATTGACTTGGAGCCTACTGTTATTG ATGAGATCCGCACAGGTGCCTACCACTCCCTCTTCCACCCTGAGCAGCTGATCAGTGGCAAAGAAGATGCTGCCAACAACTACGCCCGGGGCCACTACACCATCGGGAAGGAAATTATTGACACGGTCCTTGGCAGGATTCGCAAAATG GCTGATCAGTGTAGCGGCCTCCAAGGTTTCTTGGTCTTCCACAGTTTTGGTGGAGGTACAGGGTCAGGCTTCACTTCTCTTCTGATGGAGCGACTCTCGGTCGAATATAGCAAAAAGTCGAAACTGGAGTTCTCAGTGTACCCTGCCCCACAGGTCTCCACTGCGGTGGTGGAGCCCTACAACTCCATCCTGACCACTCACACCACTCTGGAGCACTCTGATTGCTCCTTCATGGTGGACAACGAGGCCATCTATGACATCTGCAACCGCAACCTTGACATCGAGCGTCCGACCTACACCAATCTTAACCGACTGATCGGGCAAATTGTCTCCTCCGTAACAGCTTCCTTGAGGTTTAACGGTGCCTTGAATGTTGACCTGATAGAATTCCAGACCAACTTGGTGCCTTATCCCCGCATCCACTTCCCCTTGACCACCTACGCCCCCATCATCTCGGCGGAGAAGGCCTACCACGAGCAGCTCTCGGTGCCGGAGATCACCAACGCCTGCTTCGAATTCTCCAACCAGATGGTGAAATGCGACCCTCGCCGAGGCAAATACATGGCTTGCTGCCTGCTTTACCGGGGGGACGTTGTGCCCAAAGATGTCAACGCTGCTATCGCAGCCATTAAAACCAGGAGATCCATCCAGTTTGTGGACTGGTGCCCGACCGGCTTCAAGGTGGGCATCAACTACCAGCCCCCCACGGTGGTGCCCGGGGGAGACCTGGCGAAGGTGCAGCGGGCCGTCTGCATGCTGAGCAACACCACGGCCATCGCGGAGGCCTGGGCCCGACTAGACCACAAGTTTGACCTGATGTACGCCAAGCGGGCCTTTGTGCATTGGTACGTTGGCGAGGGCATGGAGGAGGGGGAGTTCTCCGAAGCCCGGGAGGACCTGGCTGCCCTGGAGAAGGATTACGAAGAAGTTGGGCGGGATTCCGCTGACGGGGAGGAAGAAGACGCTGAGGAAGAGTATTAG